The following coding sequences are from one Gadus morhua chromosome 10, gadMor3.0, whole genome shotgun sequence window:
- the LOC115552140 gene encoding F-box/LRR-repeat protein 12, with translation MEDFRVWNLDYFPENILIDILSYLGVRELVRAGRVCERWKRLVKDQRLWRLVDLTAWKGVTSRILWVLLRQYLGCGLRCLRLRGLLLSARGGVFLSKSWLRALTLKCPRLRKLYLLHTDLRGLPSCHLLPPTLQVLELRGCELPPSFFNLTPGSESPGHGGAPSNVGAQQPEQSTAGKRTGSSSGVSIERLVLNNVPSFTDQHLQSLTSWDRLSRLELRDTFRVTANGLRSCAAKHSGSGLEGLSKLKFLEIGITGRQGYQLQMASLGLGSGWLGLEELSLGGKEVGPGLLCASRLKDLHSLCLWACTLSEMQVLRSCRMIRQLRKLEFLEVFFQPKQAPPRVDGEGSDQEEEERDSGEAAGANEEEDGHKRQDGNDPIPRLQRSLAALLPHCTLVFTNCSVQINSD, from the exons ATGGAAGATTTTCGAGTCTGGAATCTGGATTACTTCCCCGAGAATATTTTaattgatattttatcgtatttagGTGTGCGAGAGCTGGTCAGAGCGGGAAG GGTGTGTGAAAGATGGAAACGTCTTGTGAAAGACCAGAGATTGTGGAGACTTGTTGATCTCACTGCCTGGAAAGGG GTGACTTCCCGCATCCTCTGGGTTCTACTACGCCAGTACCTCGGCTGTGGGCTACGGTGCCTGCGGTTGCGTGGCTTGCTGCTTTCGGCAAGGGGAGGCGTCTTTTTATCCAAGTCCTGGCTCAGAGCTTTGACGCTCAAGTGCCCCCGCCTGCGCAAACTCTACCTGCTGCACACAGACCTCAGAGGCTTGCCCAGCTGCCATCTCCTCCCGCCGACGTTGCAGGTGCTGGAGCTCCGTGGCTGCGAGCTGCCCCCAAGCTTCTTCAACCTGACCCCTGGTAGTGAGTCGCCGGGTCATGGCGGCGCGCCCTCCAACGTCGGCGCCCAGCAACCAGAACAGAGCACGGCAGGAAAACGAACGGGCTCCTCGTCGGGGGTCAGCATTGAGCGACTGGTCCTCAACAACGTGCCGTCCTTCACCGACCAGCACCTCCAGAGCCTGACCTCCTGGGATAGGCTGAGTCGCCTAGAGTTGCGCGACACTTTCCGCGTGACGGCCAACGGTCTGCGGAGCTGTGCGGCCAAACACTCTGGATCGGGCCTGGAGGGGCTGTCCAAGCTCAAGTTTTTAGAGATAGGCATCACCGGGAGGCAGGGCTATCAGCTACAAATGGCCTCACTGGGTCTGGGGTCTGGCTGGCtggggctggaggagctgagcctgggggggaaggaggtggggCCGGGTCTGCTGTGCGCCAGCCGTCTCAAAGACCTCCACAGCCTCTGCTTGTGGGCGTGCACTCTCAGCGAGATGCAGGTACTGAGGAGCTGCAGGATGATCCGTCAGCTGCGCAAGTTGGAGTTCCTGGAAGTTTTCTTCCAGCCAAAGCAGGCCCCGCCGCGGGTGGACGGGGAGGGCAgcgaccaggaggaggaggagagggacagcgGGGAGGCGGCAGGTGCGAACGAGGAAGAGGACGGCCATAAGAGACAAGACGGGAACGACCCCATTCCGCGATTGCAGCGGTCGTTAGCTGCCCTGTTGCCACACTGTACGCTAGTGTTCACCAACTGTTCTGTTCAAATAAATTCTGACTAG
- the cops6 gene encoding COP9 signalosome complex subunit 6, with protein sequence MRGSSDKMATSNGGGMEVDGAASPSVMASGLTGSVSVALHPLVILNISDHWIRIRSQEGRPMQVIGALIGKQEGRNIEVMNSFELLSHTVDERAHIDKEYYYTKEEQFKQVFKEMEFLGWYTTGGPPEQSDIHIHKQICEIIESPLFLKLNPLTKHTDLPVTVFESVIDIINGEATMLFAELTYTLATEEAERIGVDHVARMTATGTGENSTVAEHLIAQHSAIKMLHSRVRIILEYVKAVDAGEVPFNHEILREANALCHRLPVLSTIAFKTDFYDQCNDVGLMAYLGSITKTCNSMNQFINKFNVLYDRQGIGRRMRGLFF encoded by the exons ATGCGTGGTTCATCGGACAAGATGGCGACGAGCaatggtggagggatggaggtggaCGGCGCCG CCAGCCCCAGCGTCATGGCCTCTGGGCTCACCGGCAGCGTGTCTGTTGCCTTGCATCCACTCGTCATCCTCAATATATCAGATCACTGGATACGGATTCGCTCACAGGAGGGGCGGCCGATGCAGG TGATTGGAGCCCTGATTGGGAAACAGGAAGGTAGAAACATTGAGGTGATGAACTCCTTCGAGCTGCTCTCCCACACCGTAGACGAGCGAGCACATATCGACAAAGAGTACTACTACACCAAGGAAGAACAAT TCAAACAGGTGTTCAAAGAGATGGAGTTCCTGGGCTGGTACACTACAGGAGGTCCACCAGAACAATCTGACATCCACATTCATAAGCAG ATCTGTGAGATCATCGAGAGTCCTCTGTTCCTGAAACTCAACCCGTTGACCAAACATACAGAT cTTCCTGTTACAGTATTCGAGTCAGTGATCGACATAATCAATGGCGAG GCCACCATGTTGTTTGCGGAGCTCACCTACACGCTGGCCACTGAGGAGGCGGAGAGAATCGGCGTCGACCATGTGGCTCGCATGACCGCCACGGGCACGGGCGAGAACTCCACCG tGGCCGAACACCTCATCGCGCAGCACAGTGCCATAAAGATGCTCCACAGCCGAGTGAGGATAATCCTGGAGTACGTGAAGGCGGTGGATGCAG GCGAGGTGCCGTTTAACCATGAGATCCTCCGGGAGGCCAACGCTCTGTGCCATCGACTGCCAGTCCTCAGCACCATCGCATTCAAAACAGACTTCTACGAT CAATGCAACGACGTCGGCCTCATGGCCTACTTGGGGTCCATCACCAAGACGTGCAACAGCATGAACCAGTTCATCAACAAGTTCAACGTGCTGTACGACCGGCAGGGGATCGGCCGCAGGATGAGAGGACTCTTCTTCTGA